From the Gasterosteus aculeatus chromosome 13, fGasAcu3.hap1.1, whole genome shotgun sequence genome, one window contains:
- the LOC120830743 gene encoding serpin A3-5 has protein sequence MMRAAVGIWILSAVICLGRGHHHDHGHHGDHKQGHGHGRADQESFLQVTSANKEFAYSLYRKLAAHADSEGKNTFFSPSSVSVALAALSVGARGDTHHQLFRGLGFNNSLLTQTDVDQSFQKLLKKTNDTSQDISEGTAVFVDNKFKAKPDFLETLMQSYLADGFTVDFTQTTDSANTINKYVEDKTNGKIDKLVEVLDPSTVMYLISYIYYKGKWATPFDPKLTGEDMFMVDGKTKVPVQMMYKNRRSDTYIDRAINTSVLHLPFNSSYSMLLLLPDDMSTLENAISPAHVTKWFKSMTSSEHRVYIPKFSIKTSYKLNDVLVEMGMTDMFGERADLSGISDANQLSVSEVVHQATLDVDEAGATAAAATGVGIMLTSSFFTPVLKFNRPFMVMITERNTDKVLFMGKIINPNL, from the exons ATGATGCGTGCAGCCGTCGGGATCTGGATCTTATCAGCAGTGATCTGCTTAGGAAGAGGCCATCACCACGATCATGGTCACCATGGTGACCATAAACAGGGTCATGGCCATGGTCGAGCGGATCAAGAAAGCTTCCTTCAGGTGACTTCAGCAAACAAAGAGTTTGCCTACAGTCTGTACAGGAAATTGGCAGCTCATGCCGACTCTGAAGGAAAGAATACCTTCTTCTCCCCGAGTAGTGTCTCCGTTGCCTTGGCTGCCTTGTCCGTAGGAGCACGGGGGGACACCCACCATCAGCTTTTTAGGGGTCTGGGTTTCAACAACTCCTTACTGACGCAGACAGATGTCGATCAGTCCTTCCAAAAGCTCCTTAAAAAGACCAATGACACATCTCAGGACATCAGTGAAGGGACCGCTGTATTTGTGGACAACAAGTTCAAGGCGAAGCCCGACTTCCTGGAGACGTTGATGCAGTCCTACCTTGCAGATGGGTTCACCGTTGACTTCACCCAGACCACAGATAGTGCCAATACCATCAATAAGTACGTGGAGGATAAGACCAATGGGAAGATAGACAAGCTGGTTGAGGTTCTGGATCCAAGCACAGTCATGTATCTCATCAGCTACATCTACTACAAAG GAAAGTGGGCAACTCCATTCGATCCCAAACTCACCGGGGAAGACATGTTCATGGTGGATGGGAAAACAAAG GTTCCAGTCCAGATGATGTATAAGAACAGGCGTTCCGATACCTATATCGACAGGGCAATTAACACATCAGTCCTGCACCTGCCCTTCAACAGCTCTTACTCCATGCTGCTGTTGTTACCTGATGACATGTCAACTCTGGAGAATGCCATTAGTCCGGCACACGTCACCAAATGGTTCAAGTCGATGACGTCCAG tgaACACAGGGTATATATTCCAAAGTTCTCCATCAAGACTTCCTACAAACTGAATGATGTGTTGGTGGAAATGGGAATGACGGACATGTTTGGTGAACGTGCGGATTTGAGTGGCATTTCAGATGCAAACCAACTCTCCGTCTCAGAG GTTGTTCACCAAGCTACCCTGGATGTCGATGAGGCCGGAGCCACCGCTGCAGCTGCCACTGGCGTTGGCATAATGCTTACGTCCTCCTTCTTCACCCCTGTGTTGAAGTTCAATCGTCCATTTATGGTTATGATCACTGAACGCAACACAGATAAAGTGCTCTTCATGGGAAAGATTATTAACCCAAACCTCTGA
- the LOC120830747 gene encoding uncharacterized protein LOC120830747, with the protein MAKRRALLLLGAPSKRCHLSPSGVDRPLESMAPSGGATPRSLLDLMGTRCRKRPRHQEEDPETREEGAPLRREPADCDTRKRHAANLLTLRTSGSSLRRRSFSAPSSSEKRPRGDCAGSEAVTPKANDEALNGTDDSAYNSFQYWRAPLPELNLSLLEDPGRSPSKDEPEYKDSSSEFMET; encoded by the exons ATGGCGAAGAGAcgtgcgctgctgctgctcggcgcCCCCTCCAAAAGATGTCACCTCTCTCCCAGCGGTGTGGACCGGCCGCTGGAGAGCATGGCCCCGAGCGGGGGCGCGACTCCGCGGTCCCTTCTGGATCTGATGGGCACCCGCTGCAGAAAGAGGCCCCGCCACCAGGAAGAAGACCCGGAGACGCGCGAAGAAGGAGCCCCCCTCCGCCGCGAGCCCGCCGACTGCGACACGAGGAAGCGGCACGCGGCCAATCTCTTGACTCTGCGCACTTCTGGGAGTTCCCTGCGCCGCCGCAGCTTCAGCGCGCCATCGAGCTCCGAGAAACGACCCCGAGGTGACTGCGCGGGCTCAGAGGCCGTCACCCCGAAAGCTAACGATGAA GCCCTGAACGGCACTGATGACAGCGCCTACAACTCCTTCCAGTACTGGAGGGCCCCCTTACCCGAGCTCAACCTTTCACTGCTGGAGGATCCTGGCCGTTCCCCAAGCAAAGACGAGCCCGAATACAAAGACTCCTCTTCTGAATTCATGGAAACGTGA
- the LOC120830744 gene encoding hibernation-specific plasma protein HP-55 isoform X1 codes for MFTMMRAAVGIWILSAVICVGRAHHSDHGDHGRADQDTAPDGRANSFLQVTSANKEFAYRLYRKLAAHADSEGKNIFFSPSSVSVALAALSVGARGDTHHQIFRGLGFNNSLLTQTDVDQSFQKLLKKTNDTSQDISEGTAVFVDNKFKAKPDFLETLMQSYLADGFTVDFTQTTDSANTINKYVEDKTNGKIDKLVEDLDPSTVMYLISYIYYKGKWATPFDPKRTKEDVFMLDENTKVPVQMMNEETLFDTYNDRAINTSVLHLPFNSSYSMLLLLPDDMSTLENAISPAHVTKWFKWMTSSKHNVYIPKFSIKTSYKLNDVLMEMGMTDMFGDLSNLSGISDGDKLCISEVVHQATLDVDEAGATAAAATGVGIVPKSVERIPVLKFNRPFMVIIAQRNTKQMLFLGKIVNPNI; via the exons ATG TTCACAATGATGCGTGCAGCCGTCGGTATCTGGATCTTATCAGCAGTGATCTGCGTGGGGAGAGCCCATCACTCTGATCATGGTGACCATGGTCGAGCAGATCAAGACACTGCACCAGACGGCCGTGCCAACAGCTTCCTTCAGGTGACTTCAGCAAACAAAGAGTTTGCCTACCGTCTGTACAGGAAATTGGCAGCTCATGCCGACTCTGAAGGCAAGAATATCTTCTTCTCCCCGAGTAGTGTCTCCGTCGCCTTGGCTGCCTTGTCCGTAGGAGCACGGGGGGACACCCACCATCAGATTTTTAGGGGTCTGGGTTTCAACAACTCCTTACTGACGCAGACAGATGTCGATCAGTCCTTCCAGAAGCTCCTTAAAAAGACCAACGACACATCTCAGGACATCAGTGAAGGGACCGCTGTATTTGTGGACAACAAGTTCAAGGCGAAGCCCGACTTCCTGGAGACGTTGATGCAGTCCTACCTTGCAGATGGGTTCACCGTTGACTTCACCCAGACCACAGATAGTGCCAATACCATCAATAAGTACGTGGAGGATAAGACCAATGGGAAGATAGACAAGCTGGTTGAGGATCTGGATCCAAGCACAGTCATGTATCTCATCAGCTACATCTACTACAAAG GAAAGTGGGCGACTCCATTCGATCCCAAACGCACCAAGGAAGACGTGTTCATGTTGGATGAGAACACCAAG GTTCCAGTTCAGATGATGAATGAGGAGACGCTGTTTGATACCTATAACGACAGGGCAATTAACACATCAGTCCTCCACCTGCCCTTCAACAGCTCTTACTCCATGCTGCTGTTGTTACCTGATGACATGTCAACTCTGGAGAATGCCATTAGCCCGGCACACGTCACCAAATGGTTCAAGTGGATGACGTCCAG caaacatAATGTATATATTCCAAAGTTCTCCATCAAGACTTCCTACAAACTGAATGATGTGTTGATGGAAATGGGAATGACGGACATGTTTGGCGATCTTTCGAATTTGAGTGGCATTTCAGATGGGGATAAACTCTGCATCAGCGAA GTTGTTCACCAAGCTACCCTGGATGTCGATGAGGCCGGAGCCACCGCTGCAGCCGCCACAGGCGTTGGCATCGTACCAAAGTCCGTTGAACGAATCCCTGTCTTGAAGTTCAATCGTCCATTTATGGTTATCATCGCTCAacgcaacacaaaacaaatgctttTCCTCGGCAAGATTGTTAACCCAAACATCTGA
- the carnmt1 gene encoding carnosine N-methyltransferase — protein sequence MAETTGEEPPASPYFNKERMKHSPEEEARLERQHFWRIIDAFRFYRVHVQEQVKRAERQFLSLPERHQELLPDVLSNLAQISQCADHNQEILQGIVHNSLHMFENIEYGEREDPRKVGPSTTFDMDKLKSTIKQFVRDWSETGRAERDTCYLPIIQEIQRLFPDDQYDVSKVSVLIPGAGLGRLAWEIARLGYICQGNEWSFFMLFSSNFVLNRCETVNSLTLYPWIHQFSNNKKSSDQTRPIIFPDVNPQSLPLDADFSMVAGDFVEVYSEPDSWDCVATCFFIDTAHNVIEYVETIWKILKPGGVWINLGPLLYHFENMANELSVELSYEDIRTAIVNIGFHIEVEKTSVQTTYTENDRSMLRYIYDCIFFVARKPANLYFNGQEEEEEDYDDQQQSSPPAAKSPRREATDYLT from the exons ATGGCCGAAACAACTGGAGAAGAACCGCCAGCTAGCCCGTATTTTAACAAAGAGAGAATGAAACATAGTCCCGAGGAGGAGGCCAGGCTCGAAAGACAGCATTTCTGGAGAATAATCGATGCTTTTAGATTTTACAG GGTCCACGTCCAGGAGCAGGTGAAGCGTGCCGAGCGACAGTTCTTGAGCCTCCCGGAGCGCCACCAAGAGTTACTGCCAGATGTTTTGTCCAATCTGGCCCAGATCAGCCAGTGTGCGGACCACAACCAGGAGATCCTGCAGGGCATCGTTCACAACAGCCTCCACATGTTTGAGAACATTGAATACGGCGAGAGG GAGGATCCGCGGAAGGTGGGACCATCTACTACGTTTGATATGGACAAGCTTAAGTCCACCATAAAGCAGTTTGTCAGAGACTGGAGCGAGACTGGTCGGGCAGAAAGAGACACCTGCTACCTGCCCATCATCCAAGAGATCCAAAGACTATTTCCAGATGATCAATA TGATGTGTCTAAGGTGAGCGTGCTGATTCCGGGTGCCGGGCTTGGCCGCCTAGCCTGGGAGATAGCACGACTGGGCTATATATGCCAGGGAAACGAATGGAGCTTCTTCATGCTCTTCTCTTCAAACTTTGTTCTCAATAG GTGTGAAACGGTGAACTCGCTGACCCTGTACCCGTGGATCCACCAGTTTAGCAACAACAAGAAATCCTCCGACCAAACGCGACCAATCATATTCCCCGATGTCAACCCCCAGAGCTTACCTTTAGATGCAGACTTCTCCATGGTAGCAGGAGACTTTGTGGAGGTCTACAGTGAACCAG ATTCCTGGGACTGTGTGGCTACCTGCTTCTTTATTGACACAGCTCATAACGTCATCGAGTATGTGGAGACTATCTGGAAGATTCTCAAACCTGGTGGAGTGTGGATCAACTTGG GTCCACTGCTGTACCACTTTGAGAACATGGCCAACGAGCTGTCTGTTGAACTTAGCTATGAAGACATTAGGACAGCAATTGTTAACATTGGCTTCCATATAGAG GTGGAGAAAACTTCCGTTCAGACCACCTACACAGAGAACGACCGCTCTATGTTGAGGTACATTTACGACTGCATCTTCTTTGTGGCACGAAAACCTGCAAACCTTTACTTTAAcggtcaagaagaagaagaagaagattacgATGACCAACAACAGAGCTCTCCACCGGCCGCAAAGTCACCACGGCGAGAAGCTACAGACTACCTCACGTGA
- the LOC120830744 gene encoding hibernation-specific plasma protein HP-55 isoform X2 — MMRAAVGIWILSAVICVGRAHHSDHGDHGRADQDTAPDGRANSFLQVTSANKEFAYRLYRKLAAHADSEGKNIFFSPSSVSVALAALSVGARGDTHHQIFRGLGFNNSLLTQTDVDQSFQKLLKKTNDTSQDISEGTAVFVDNKFKAKPDFLETLMQSYLADGFTVDFTQTTDSANTINKYVEDKTNGKIDKLVEDLDPSTVMYLISYIYYKGKWATPFDPKRTKEDVFMLDENTKVPVQMMNEETLFDTYNDRAINTSVLHLPFNSSYSMLLLLPDDMSTLENAISPAHVTKWFKWMTSSKHNVYIPKFSIKTSYKLNDVLMEMGMTDMFGDLSNLSGISDGDKLCISEVVHQATLDVDEAGATAAAATGVGIVPKSVERIPVLKFNRPFMVIIAQRNTKQMLFLGKIVNPNI, encoded by the exons ATGATGCGTGCAGCCGTCGGTATCTGGATCTTATCAGCAGTGATCTGCGTGGGGAGAGCCCATCACTCTGATCATGGTGACCATGGTCGAGCAGATCAAGACACTGCACCAGACGGCCGTGCCAACAGCTTCCTTCAGGTGACTTCAGCAAACAAAGAGTTTGCCTACCGTCTGTACAGGAAATTGGCAGCTCATGCCGACTCTGAAGGCAAGAATATCTTCTTCTCCCCGAGTAGTGTCTCCGTCGCCTTGGCTGCCTTGTCCGTAGGAGCACGGGGGGACACCCACCATCAGATTTTTAGGGGTCTGGGTTTCAACAACTCCTTACTGACGCAGACAGATGTCGATCAGTCCTTCCAGAAGCTCCTTAAAAAGACCAACGACACATCTCAGGACATCAGTGAAGGGACCGCTGTATTTGTGGACAACAAGTTCAAGGCGAAGCCCGACTTCCTGGAGACGTTGATGCAGTCCTACCTTGCAGATGGGTTCACCGTTGACTTCACCCAGACCACAGATAGTGCCAATACCATCAATAAGTACGTGGAGGATAAGACCAATGGGAAGATAGACAAGCTGGTTGAGGATCTGGATCCAAGCACAGTCATGTATCTCATCAGCTACATCTACTACAAAG GAAAGTGGGCGACTCCATTCGATCCCAAACGCACCAAGGAAGACGTGTTCATGTTGGATGAGAACACCAAG GTTCCAGTTCAGATGATGAATGAGGAGACGCTGTTTGATACCTATAACGACAGGGCAATTAACACATCAGTCCTCCACCTGCCCTTCAACAGCTCTTACTCCATGCTGCTGTTGTTACCTGATGACATGTCAACTCTGGAGAATGCCATTAGCCCGGCACACGTCACCAAATGGTTCAAGTGGATGACGTCCAG caaacatAATGTATATATTCCAAAGTTCTCCATCAAGACTTCCTACAAACTGAATGATGTGTTGATGGAAATGGGAATGACGGACATGTTTGGCGATCTTTCGAATTTGAGTGGCATTTCAGATGGGGATAAACTCTGCATCAGCGAA GTTGTTCACCAAGCTACCCTGGATGTCGATGAGGCCGGAGCCACCGCTGCAGCCGCCACAGGCGTTGGCATCGTACCAAAGTCCGTTGAACGAATCCCTGTCTTGAAGTTCAATCGTCCATTTATGGTTATCATCGCTCAacgcaacacaaaacaaatgctttTCCTCGGCAAGATTGTTAACCCAAACATCTGA